GGCACAATTTTATGCTTCACATATTTTTTGATTTTAACCTCTTCAGAAAATGTGGGTAGTATTTGAGAAACATCCTCAGAGCGATTTGGTACGTATCCCCACTCGGTTTTGAGGGGTATCGCTTCCGGTTGTAGACGAAGCCTTTCTCGATTTGGAACACAGCCGTGTTGAAAGCATCCTGTTTGAAAGGTTGGCCGCTGTCCACACACTTCATGAGAGTTCTGACGAACAACCTCCAACGCTGCGTGTAGTAATCCTCCATTAGCCCTGCCCACTCTTTGCTAGCATAGTCCAGGATGTTGCCGTCAGGTCCCCACAGCGTGATCTGGTTCCTGGCGTTCAGCTCGTACTGCTCCGCCTCCTGTTTGTCTGTGCCCAGCGACCGCGCTTGATCAAGCCACACCCCTAACAGGAAGTGTGCGTCGCTGGAAAGGAGGCCGTCCAGTTCGGGTAAGAGGTCGTAAGTCAGCACAGCTCCAGCGGTCAAGAGTTCTGGAAGCTTCTGAGCCTAATTGTAGAGGATTAAATAAGTTGTTTGAAAGCCATCATCCATCactacaaattaaaataattttgctACATCACTAAAGTAATTAATAAACATCAATTCCAATATAGTCTTACattaaagagacaaaaaaatattttttcttacttGAAATGCATCTCGGATTTCTTCATAGAACAGTGTTGTCAGGAGCTGAACAGCCTGACGCGTTACATCCACCAGATCATAGCGAAACGTATCAAGAGAAATTAGCGAAGGTGCCGCTCCCAACAGCAGCTTCCAGGCCTCGTAAACATCCCCTGGGTTGTACCAAATTTCAGTCTGCATCTTCAGAGATGGTCGATGCACCAGGGGACTCCGGTTGTGGTTCTTGTACCCAGGAATGGTACAATTGTACACACTCTGAAACAACAGGCGCCAGGCAAGTGCCAGGCTCTCGTTAGTGGTGCCATAGCGGCGCAAGGCATACAGCGTTGCCCACTGGGTTAAATTGACTGCTTCTTTGCGCCATGCCAGCTCCGCCATCAGCTCATAGATGACTGGGTTTTGCTCGATGCCCTCGGGTGCAATGCCCAAGCCGACCAGAGTGGAACCAGGGAACTTTGCAGCTTCGAAAGGACCAGAGTTAACGCGCTCCACTGTGCCAAACAGGCCACTGTTGCCTCCGAAGTTATGGAGCATGCACCAGATAAAAGGCTGGCCATAGAAGGACTGGGTGAAGTTAAAAGCAGGCATGGACTCTGCAAAGAGGTCTAGGACGATCATATGCCCCTGAGGTACGCCGTGGAGAAGAGCCTGGATCTGTGGAGGTTTCCAGAATTCTGGACTGCTAATGAATAACCATCCTTGCATCAGCCAAATGGCCTGTGGGTCCactgtgaaaaagaaaacaagacaaaatgAGTGAACGACCTTCCAACAGTTATCAAATAATCCATAATTAATTATTTGACCATACAGTCAGACAGCTGGTTAGATAGACAGCTAGTGAGATGGACAGTAAGACAGACGGTTGGttaaacaggcagacagacagggagctggcagacagacagacggaagacaggcagacagacagctaccTGAGGTCATAGTGGTGAATACTGCTCTACTAATTGAGGTCAGATAGGCTGGGTCAGTGGAGGCAGGCGTCATCTCATTAAACGTGTCTGTGTTGTAGATGTGGTCTGTCCCGAACTCTTTAACCACCTGCGACAGGAACAAAGAGCCGATCCGCAGGAACAGTGGGTCACGTGGGTCCAGCACATATGCGCAAGAATACGTGCAGTTAAAATGGCTCCACGGCCTGAGCTTGGTCACATTGGCTTTGGGAAACAAGCTAAGGAAGAATTTTTTGCATGTCAGTTTTTCAACTTagatccaaataaaaaaaagaaagcttgaAGTAACAGAACTAATTAAATGTGTCCGTGTCCTGGGGCAAGTTTCCAAAATATttaacagacaaaaaaagagaatgaaTGTGGGAGAATATTCCAGCTGAAGGTTCAATGTACAAGTTAGTAGAGAATATTTAACACAATCAGAATGAGCAATGCAATGGACATCAATTTaatggaaatgatttttttaacacTGCTGTCCATCTGTGCTGTCCACAAAGAAACACTTGTGAAAACCTTAACACAAACCTCACAAGATTTATTCCAACAAATTAATAACAACTTCATTTTTGTCCTGTTTGAAACCTATTTTGTCTTAGTGAGTTTGTTTCCTATATTCCTGATACCATATTCAGACCCTTCCTGAGATATATTATACTAGGTTTCTTTGTTCCTAATGTGTCATAAGCGATCTAATTCATGTACGCTTCCTGTTTCAGAAGAATGCCATTATCCGGGTTTGAACTCGAACTTTGAACTTGCTGCTTGAGGAAAAATAATCACTCTGAAAATAGTATTTACAGCACATCCTGGAGTGTTTTATACAAACTTTTGCCCAAACCCGTTAACAATGAGAATATTTTGCCATCCTGTGCAGACTAATCAGTTACGTATTTACCGTGTAATTCCACGAGGTACGATCCCTGAGAAGGCGGGCAGAACAGGAATCATTCCCAACGACCTCATCCGCTCCAAGATTTGAACCTGCAGTGAAGAAAGTCATCAAAGTTTGTGTTTTAAGTAACTTTTCAACCTCTTTTGTAACTTCTTTTAATCAGAATAAGTTCACACACCTGCAGAGAGCGCTGTTTGGTGTGCCAGGACTGAGGCAGCGGGCCTCCCCACTCAAACAGATTCCCCATCCGATTCCATGCCAGGAACGCCGGCCCCGTAAAGAAGTCATTGATCTCCGTCTGATTTAGACCCAGAGACGCATAAACCTACATCAAAGTCAGGGAACAAGGGAACGAGAGTAAGGTGCAGGtgtttatatgtaaaatatatacacacaggtcagccataacattttgagcagtgagaggtgaagtgaataagactgatgacctcctcatcatggcacctgttagtgggtgggatatattaggcagcaagtcaacgttttgtcctcaaagttgatgtgttagaagcaggaaaaatggacaagtgtaaggatttgagcttagAGGGCCAAATTTTgacagaccactggatcagagcatctccaaaactgcagcttcaaaactgtggggtgttcccggtctgcagtggtcagtatctatcttAAAGTCGTGCAAGTTACAggccttaaaggatctgctgctaacatctatggtgccagataccacagcacaccttcagggatctagtggagtccatgcctcaatgggtcagggctgtttcggcaggaaaatggggaccaacacaatattaggcaggtggtcataatgttatggctgatctgtgtaaacATACAAGTAATCACAAAGATAAGAAATATTGTTGTtgcttattataatattattagatTATAATAATTGTCGCTTTATTGCTTGTTGTTGTCATTATTGTAGTCACTGGTACTGTCCTCAGTGCTGTTATAATTGTTAGGCtgtttctgttgttgttattatcactgtgttacagttattattctattattattttaggtGCTGTTACCAATATTGTCATTTTTGTTCTTGCTACTGCTGTCATTGGTATTGTTCTTATTACAGCTGCGGTCATTACAGCCGTCGTTATCAGAGagacactgtagtgtgtgtgtgctaaatcACACATATCCGTGGGAGTCCTAGGTGGACACTTTAACATATTATATGCTTAATGTGTGGAAgggtgctggtggctcagtggtaggtttctcgcctgccatgcggaaggcccgggttggattcccagccactggatgcagtatacagtacataagtctattgtgtgtttttagatACATTCCAGAAGATGTGGATTACCTCCTGCCACACTGCCTCCTGCCCGTTGAAAGCCAGTGGCAGATTGATGCCATTCAAGGCCATCCAGTCGATCTCTCGTTGCCATCGTGGCCAGTCCCACCACACGGTCGAGTAGCTCTGAGTGCACACGTTCTGGTAGTACCTGAATCTGGGTAGAGTTGCAAAAGCTTAAGCATGCATGACAATGACTTCTCCTTTTctcattgtttattttaaactcaCAGCTAATTGTTTATTGGAAAGGTTTATACGGAATCAGGTGGAGGCTTGATGAAGAGCAGGAGAGGGAGCTTCTGGCAACTTTGTGACGCTGTGATATCACCTACAGATCATCTACTGCTTCTGTATCTAGGGTGCATTGCCGCTTCGCCCCGAGGATCGTGCAATGAACCCTCACTCCAAACTAGACCCCACTGCTACTTGAGCATGATgagagtgaataaatgaatgtggTGCGTAGTATGATGTCACTTGCTGTGCATGACGTCACCGCTCACCTGTGCTGCGTGCTGATTCGCAGGACGCCCGTGACGGGGGGTAAAGGTCGGGGCACGCGCAGCTGATCTCCAGACCATGACACATGGCAGTGGCAGTAGTACTTCAGGTAATAATAAACACCGGCGGCCGCCGCCACGCCGCTCCTCCCCACCGCCACGACTGTGCCATTTCTCGTTGAATGCAACTCGCACACGTCGAGACCCTGGGGTGACAGCGAGCTGTTGACGGACACGATGAAATCTCGCGAGGTTTCCCCTAACAATCTCCCCAGCAGCTCGCGCACAGCTCTGGTTTGGGTTTCATCGCTGGCTTTCGCCTGTAAATGATCCAAAGTCCGAAAGCGGCGGAATCCAGAAACAAACCCgagaaagaagaggagaagTATAGTATGAAAAAGTCTGCGccgtgtgtgtgtcattttttattccagtaccagtaataacaccaaaTCCATCGAAAGTTTTTTCCTctactatttattatttctcaTGAGAGGAACAGGAAACGTGCACTGGTCACGTGCAGCCTCGTGTCCAATCAGAGGCTTTCCCTGGGCAGCGCGATCGAATTTGGACCAATAGGATCGCTCTAAAACAAGGCGGCATTTAAAACCACGGCGGCGCGCTGGTGTTGTCACATGATCcaagggaatgtgtgtgtgtgtgtgtgtgtgtgtgtggattattaTAACAAGTGTTTGATTTAGGCACCTTGAAGATTTGTTTTATGCTTTGCTTGTGCAAATCACCTGGAGGATATGTGGAACATGCTataaacggtgtgtgtgtgtctgtgtgtgtgtgtgtttcaaccTTGGCCTTCAGGTGCTGAAATAATCCATCTGGAAAACTAATTTCCGGTTTTTGTTGAGGAAGGGTCttctgtcagtcattttatataGGAGGGGAAAAGGCAAAGCACtttatacaaacatacactgtgttggcaaaagttttgggacacccctccaaatcactgaattcaggtgttccagtcacttccatggccacaggtgtataaaatcaagcacctaggcatgcagactgcttctacaaacatttctgaaagaaagggtcgctctcaggagttcagtgaattcaagcatggTACCATGATAGGTTTCcgcctgtgcaataagtccattcgtgaaatttcctcactactaaatattccagtcAACGATTAGTGGAATTATAataaagtggaagcaattgggaacaacagagACGAAGTccacataaaatcacagagcagggTCAGTGCATGCTGAGGTGTGCagaagtcgccaactttctgcagagtctgTAGCTACAGAGCTCCAAAATtaatgtggccttcagattagcttaAGAACAGTGCATAgggacatcagtgcctgacctcacaactgcgcttctagagaaatgatcaaaaattccccataaaaataaaataaataaataaattccctttatttgtcacatatacattactgcacagtgaaattcttttcttcgcatatcccatccttggaggttggggtcagagtgcagggttagccatgatacagcactcctggagcagagagggttaagggccttgctcaagggcccaacaggggcaagttggcagtgctggggcttgaacccctgatcatccagtcaatgacccagagcccactgtgacacactgtggaaagccttcccagaagagttgaagctgctatagctgcaaaaggcTGAGCCAACTCCAAATTAAACCCTAccggattaagaatgggatgtacaggcagatgtcccaaaacttttggccatatagtgtatgtaaagtacacatacattttatattctaACATAGTTACTAATTTTACAGACCAATCTTGGCTCAGGATTtcttcactgttacactgttatgcCAGGAGAGAATACACATAACATTTTAATGTTCTTATTAATATAGTAGTagtgtatattatgtatattagTGTGAACAAAAATCTATATGGTCTTGAGACTAAACAAAAAAGACTAGATAAAGACTTCAAGTGCCATGAGCTGGGCTAAACCCTCCTGTCCTTCAAAGATAACCAGACTATCACTATAAGGTTAAAATTTGACAACAGCATTTGTGTATTCTGATTATTCACCATATATATAACGTCATAAATACAGTAGCCACTCAGTGTGAATGGATCACTTTTGTGAGCAGGATTATACTAACAAACTATTGTTAGCAccttactatttttttttcattattgtcAGTGTACTAGCCACTAAACATTTATTAGAGTTATTATCAGTCAATTATCTATTTATCCTAATAGATCCATTACTGTACTTGCATTGACATCAAGCTTATAACTGGTGCATGAAGGCATTAACACGTGGCGATAAAGAGAGTTAGAGAAGTAAGAAAACAAAGTGTCGGTGGAGTAATCTCTGGGAAACACAGAAGTGTATACAAAAAGAACAACAGAAACATATTAGTGTTTGAGGAACATGGGGCATTGTGAACATAACAGTAAAACAAACCCCTGACAGGTGAAGGgaacaacactgattatcttgttacagtggAACACATTAAACAGCGTCAGAAATAGTTCAGGTATGGTTTGGAGAATGTAACAAAGAGCTCAAGGTGTTGACTTCCCCTAGATCGCAATCCGATCAAGCATCTATCTGGAATGTGCTGGTCAAACAAGTTGGATACACACCAGCCTCACCTCACAATttacatgacttaaaggatctggtgCTAATGTCATGGTGTCAGATAAACTTTCAGAAgtctaatggagtccatgcctcaccGGGTCAGAGTTGTTTTGGTGGTACGAAGGGACCTACActgtattaggcaggtggttttaatcttatggctgatcagtgtgtaagtgtgtgttgaacATAACAGACAGGTGGTCAAgtttcattgatgcacgtggggagtgaaggctggcccgtgtgatccgatccaacagacgagctactgttgctcaaattgctgaagacgttaatgctggttctgatagaaaggtgtcagaatacacagggcaggacgggtcagggctgttttggcagcaccaacacaatactgggcaggcggtcataatattatggctgtTCGGTGTATGTTCTGCTTTTAGTAAATGGTTTGTAAATCTTTCTACACTGCCCCACAGAGTGTATGTAAAATGGATAACAAGAGGTCAGTTAAAACCAAACAACATCCAGTTGACCTTTAACTAGCCGAGTCGAGTCTCTCCAGCTGCTGCCACTTTGATGTTTTCTCATTCAGCTCATGATTTTGAACGCCGATTTGGAAACGGTGATGGAAAAGGAAATAAGTTGCAGCTAGCCATAACTAGCACTGTCACCTTGTGACGTCAGAAGACAAAATTCCAACACCAACCAACAAATTAACACCAGAATCACAGAATAATATTTtggaaaaacattttcaaaaagaaaacaaacaaacaaacacgttTAATGATTTTTCACGGCATCTTTTGTCTTGTAATACCTAGAAGTAGACACATACTAATGAACCTGA
The nucleotide sequence above comes from Hemibagrus wyckioides isolate EC202008001 linkage group LG01, SWU_Hwy_1.0, whole genome shotgun sequence. Encoded proteins:
- the naglu gene encoding alpha-N-acetylglucosaminidase gives rise to the protein MTHTRRRLFHTILLLFFLGFVSGFRRFRTLDHLQAKASDETQTRAVRELLGRLLGETSRDFIVSVNSSLSPQGLDVCELHSTRNGTVVAVGRSGVAAAAGVYYYLKYYCHCHVSWSGDQLRVPRPLPPVTGVLRISTQHRFRYYQNVCTQSYSTVWWDWPRWQREIDWMALNGINLPLAFNGQEAVWQEVYASLGLNQTEINDFFTGPAFLAWNRMGNLFEWGGPLPQSWHTKQRSLQVQILERMRSLGMIPVLPAFSGIVPRGITRLFPKANVTKLRPWSHFNCTYSCAYVLDPRDPLFLRIGSLFLSQVVKEFGTDHIYNTDTFNEMTPASTDPAYLTSISRAVFTTMTSVDPQAIWLMQGWLFISSPEFWKPPQIQALLHGVPQGHMIVLDLFAESMPAFNFTQSFYGQPFIWCMLHNFGGNSGLFGTVERVNSGPFEAAKFPGSTLVGLGIAPEGIEQNPVIYELMAELAWRKEAVNLTQWATLYALRRYGTTNESLALAWRLLFQSVYNCTIPGYKNHNRSPLVHRPSLKMQTEIWYNPGDVYEAWKLLLGAAPSLISLDTFRYDLVDVTRQAVQLLTTLFYEEIRDAFQAQKLPELLTAGAVLTYDLLPELDGLLSSDAHFLLGVWLDQARSLGTDKQEAEQYELNARNQITLWGPDGNILDYASKEWAGLMEDYYTQRWRLFVRTLMKCVDSGQPFKQDAFNTAVFQIEKGFVYNRKRYPSKPSGDTYQIALRMFLKYYPHFLKRLKSKNM